Proteins found in one Labrenzia sp. VG12 genomic segment:
- a CDS encoding phosphatase PAP2 family protein, translating into MASGSTAFFSSIQAIDHGDHGDHSLHGDFIASSGVPSIAAPSLIMSHAVLSGPWKWDPSTFPAQLDFNDSRNILNWSPDVRTMIAQQEIASHILVKPKTTGSETNGDSCDAETDRHIAEICLRTGNSDDNLIASIDRPPMSLFAEQLHFVEYYADQRLERVAEITLQITDVMSNFAAIVPLRPERRRWTLEFIRICLRAVSLVEMQTKHLLACRRPDEFWPQVQPMIQMPSHSSYPSGHGTEAFLIATLLRHFAKASVFAGATGWFEEVEKQLRAQACRIAQNRVVAGVHFPIDNAAGSILGVSVANFILKLAGADGTELFGRRFDSVSFGQENDFTQEAARGIHKKESLRNPDERVFSEVIELFDCSLENSAIGAIYQEALKEWGDPQVSAATETK; encoded by the coding sequence ATGGCATCCGGAAGTACTGCATTTTTTTCGTCTATCCAGGCGATCGACCACGGCGATCATGGTGATCACAGCTTGCATGGAGACTTCATAGCGTCTTCAGGCGTGCCTTCGATCGCAGCACCATCACTCATCATGAGCCATGCGGTTCTGTCAGGTCCATGGAAATGGGACCCAAGTACTTTCCCCGCGCAGTTGGACTTTAATGACTCGCGCAACATCCTGAACTGGTCGCCGGATGTACGCACAATGATTGCGCAACAGGAAATTGCATCGCACATACTGGTGAAACCGAAGACAACAGGGTCTGAAACGAACGGTGACAGCTGTGATGCAGAAACAGACAGGCATATCGCCGAAATTTGCCTTCGAACCGGCAATTCCGACGATAATCTGATTGCGAGCATTGACCGGCCGCCAATGAGCCTGTTTGCCGAACAGCTTCACTTTGTCGAGTACTACGCAGACCAGAGACTTGAACGGGTTGCGGAAATTACGCTGCAAATCACCGATGTCATGTCGAATTTTGCGGCGATCGTTCCACTTCGACCCGAACGGCGGCGCTGGACACTGGAGTTTATCCGTATCTGTCTGCGTGCTGTTTCCCTTGTTGAAATGCAGACAAAACATCTCCTGGCATGCCGGCGGCCGGATGAATTCTGGCCGCAGGTTCAGCCGATGATTCAAATGCCCAGCCACAGCTCCTATCCTTCGGGCCATGGAACCGAAGCGTTCCTGATCGCGACATTGCTTCGACATTTTGCCAAGGCATCTGTTTTTGCAGGTGCGACCGGCTGGTTTGAAGAGGTTGAAAAGCAATTGCGCGCACAAGCCTGCCGCATAGCTCAAAACCGGGTGGTAGCAGGTGTTCATTTCCCGATAGACAATGCGGCCGGCTCCATTCTGGGCGTTTCTGTCGCCAATTTCATCCTCAAACTAGCTGGTGCAGACGGCACTGAATTGTTCGGTCGACGCTTCGATAGCGTCTCCTTCGGACAAGAAAACGATTTCACCCAGGAAGCGGCAAGGGGCATACACAAAAAGGAATCGCTCAGGAACCCAGATGAGCGCGTGTTTTCGGAAGTGATCGAGCTGTTCGATTGCTCGTTGGAAAACAGCGCCATCGGCGCGATCTACCAAGAAGCGCTGAAGGAATGGGGCGACCCGCAAGTTTCCGCAGCAACCGAGACAAAGTGA
- a CDS encoding class I SAM-dependent methyltransferase encodes MDTLKLGQLRIINFLAGLGGLAIGSRLRRWLQDPRKILAGADIAEGLTVVEVGCGPGFFTLDAAEMIGESGQLIAIEPLADFVETVKGKVKKAGLKNVKVLTRDALNTGLEDKSADLVLLFGVVPFPTLPLSKLLPEMCRILKTDGTLAVWLFPTTAGVPTAILNSGLFIQIGEKNGVYSYSLKGQSV; translated from the coding sequence ATGGACACTTTAAAGCTCGGACAATTACGGATAATAAACTTCCTTGCCGGCCTAGGTGGTCTTGCAATCGGGAGTCGTTTGCGACGCTGGCTCCAGGATCCCAGAAAAATTCTTGCAGGAGCCGACATTGCAGAGGGACTAACGGTTGTCGAAGTTGGTTGTGGCCCTGGTTTTTTTACCCTCGACGCCGCCGAGATGATTGGAGAGAGTGGCCAACTTATCGCAATAGAACCATTGGCTGATTTTGTTGAAACAGTTAAGGGCAAGGTTAAGAAGGCCGGATTGAAAAATGTTAAGGTGTTAACACGCGATGCCCTGAATACGGGTTTGGAAGACAAAAGTGCGGATTTGGTTTTGCTGTTTGGTGTCGTGCCCTTCCCTACACTTCCGCTCAGCAAACTTCTTCCTGAAATGTGCAGAATTCTGAAAACCGATGGTACTTTGGCGGTGTGGTTGTTCCCGACGACTGCCGGTGTGCCGACAGCTATTTTGAATTCCGGCCTCTTTATCCAGATTGGCGAAAAGAATGGCGTTTATTCTTACAGCCTCAAGGGACAAAGTGTCTGA